The stretch of DNA AGAAGACGTATCGTTCCTGCATCCCAACACCGAACACCCGACCATCAATCAGGTCAGCTTTCAGGCGATGCCGGGGACAATCACCGCGATCATCGGGCCATCGGCCTCCGGCAAGAGCACCCTGTGCCGCATGCTGGTTGGTGCATGGCGGCCAACCACCGGCCATGTGCGCCTCGACGGTGCCGAAATAGCCGACTGGCCGCGCTCTGATATCGGCAATCACGTGGGGTATCTGCCGCAGGATATCGAGCTGTTCTCAGGCTCAATCCGTAGCAACATTTCACGCATGACGGATGCTGATGCTGAAGACATCATTGCCGCCGCCCAGGCAGCTGGCGTCCATGAAATGGTCCTGCGCCTGCCTGACGCCTACGAAACACCCATCGGGCCGCAGGGCGCGCAATTGTCAGGCGGCCAACGCCAACGCATTGGCCTGGCGCGCGCATTGTTCGGAACGCCAAAATTCATCGTTCTCGATGAGCCGAATGCAAATCTTGATACAGCCGGCGAAGCCGCTCTGGCTAAAGCGCTGACCGAAGCACGGGACCAGGGCGCAACAATCCTGATCTCGACCCACAAGCGGCAGCTCCTGTCGCTTGCAGACAATGTGGTGATGCTGGATGCCGGACAACTCCGCGCCTCCGGCCCGCGCGATGAGGTCTTTGCAGCACTTGAACAACGCGGTGTGATCCGTGCCAGCGCCAAGAGCACGCAAAGCGCAACGAACGTGACCCCATTGCCGCGCGGAGAAGGCTCATGAAGGAAATGATTGAGCAGCTCATTGAGCGCCTGCGTGCACTCGTGGCTCCCGTGGAGGCTGAAACCGGCGAACTTGATGGCAATCTGCGCGGCCCATCGATCATCGGTGCTGCGTTCGTCTTTGCATTCTTTGGTGTTTTTGGCGGTTGGGCAGCATTCGTGCCTCTGGCCGGCGGTGCCATTGCGCCGGGCATTGTCAGTCCGGACGGCAGCCTCAAGACCGTTCAGCACCTCGAAGGTGGCATCATCCGTGAACTGCTGGTGAAGGACGGCGACCGTGTAGCCGAGGGAGACCCGGTTGTTGTTCTGGAGGAAACCCAGGCCAAGGCAAATTTTGAAGTGCTCAATGGTCAGCGCCGGTCATTCGCCGCCGCGCAGGCCCGCCTTGAGGCCGAACAGGTTGATGCCGAAGACATCTCCTTCCCCGCATGGCTAACCGCCGAAGCACAAAGCGAGCCGGCAGCTCAAAAAGTGATCGACTCCGAGACCGCAATTTTCATGTCACGACGCGAAACCCAATCAGGCACAAGCCAGATTCTTGGCCAGCGCGTCGCGCAATTGCGCGAAGAGATCAATGGTTTTGAACAACAGATCCTATCGGACGAAGTTCAGGTCGACCTGATTGGTCAGGAAATCTCCTCCGTGAAGACACTTGTCCGCAAGGGCCTGGAGAGAAAACCAAGGCTCCTTGGATTGCAAAGGCGGCAAGCAGAAATCAGCAGTGCCATGTCCGGTCGCAAGGCTTCCATCGCACGCGCTCAACAGCAGATTGGTGAAACGGAAATTCGCATCACCACTGCCCGTAGCCAGTTCCTCGATGAAGTCGCCGGTCAGCTGTCAGAAGTAAGAACACGGCTTGCATCCGTCGAAGAAGAAATTGAGGCACGCCGCGATGTCCTCGACCGCACGGTTATTTCAGCACCCGTTTCAGGCGTGGTCGTTGGCCGTCGTTTCTCAACCGCCGGCGGCGTTGTCCGTCCCGGTGACACGATCCTCGACATTGTTCCCGATGGCGGAAATTTGCAGATAGACGCCCGCATATCACCAACAGATATCGACATCGTTCACACAGGCCTGACTGCGAAGGTCCACCTGCTTAGCTTTTCGCAGCGCGCCCTGCCTGCCATTGATGGCACCGTGCAAACCGTGTCAGCCGACAGTCTGGAAGATGACCGCACAGGTGAGCGCTATTACAAGGCGCAGGTTTTGATTGATGCAAAGCACCTGGCTGAAGCAGGAGACGACATCCAGCTCACTCCGGGCATGCCCGCTGACGTATTGATCGTCACCGGCGAGCGGACGCTTCTGTCCTATCTGTCCCAGCCCCTGCGCGACAGTTTCCGGCGAAGCTTCCGCGAGGAGTAGCGATTGCGTCCAATGCCCGTTACACATGGCGTGAACGTCTTCATACTCCTTTCAACCTGATTGGCGGTTGGCATGGGCATACTTGTTGGCCTGATTATTATCCTGGCTTTTGCGCCGCTGCCCTTTGGCAGCGCGCCCGTTTTCTGGCAGAGCGTGCTGGCTACGCTGAGCCTGACCTTGGCTGCCGCAACGGTCCTCACCCAACGCCGCGCGCTCACATGGCCACCGGCAGGACAACGCGCGATCGGGTGGGCAGCTGGACTATTCGGACTCACACTCGCATGGGCCGTGTTTCAGGCGCTTGTGCCAGGCTTTGGCGCCCACCCTGCGTGGATGCAGGTGGAAGATATCCTGGGAGGCCCCGTTGCAGGCACCATCTCCCTTGATCCATTTGCATCACTTGCAGACGCCGTCAGCCTTGCCGGGATCGGCGCCGTATTTCTGGTGAGCTTGTTTGCAGCCGAAAACCCCCGCCATGCTCGCATTTTGATAAATGCCATTGCCATAGTGGTCGCCGCATATGCCGTGTACGGAATTGTGGTCTATGTGTCAGGCAACAGCAGCGTCGCATGGGCCGAAAAGCGGCACTACCTTGATGCTTTGACCAGCACCTTTGTCAATCGAAACAGCTTCGGTGTCTTTGCCGGGCTGGGCGCTTTGTGTGCAGTCGCGATTTTCGCAAACAGCATCTCCGCCATAACCGGTTCCGGACTTTCATCGAGAGACCGGTTTCGCATTCTCATTGAGGCCATGGCTTCGCGGATGTGGGTCTGGATTGTAGCCGCGCTGGCATGCGTCATGGCCCTGCTTCTGACCGGCTCACGTGCCGCAACGGCCGCAACGGCCCTGTCACTTCTGTTTTTCATCGTCATCTACCTTTCCGCGCGCAGAGCAAGTGCGCGCACGACCGCAATCATCATCCTTGGTGGATTTGTAGGCGCTCTCATCCTGCTTAATCTGAGCGGCGAGTTCCTGCTTTTCAGACTGGACGACAAATTCAGCGATGGGCTGGGAAGCCGCGCGGACATTTATGCCAATGCCCTGACCACCCTATGGGATCATCTGTGGCTCGGCGCAGGATATGGAGCGTTTGGCGACGCTTATGCGATCTACGGATCAGGGGACGGCACGTTCAGCAAACGTGTCGAATTTGCGCACAACGTTTACATCGAAATGGCAATTGAACTGGGATTGCCGATGGCCATCGCGTTTTTCGCGTCGGTTGGCCTCGCTGTATATGTATGCATCCGCGGGATCATGACCCGCCGGCGGGATCGCATCTATGCCATTCTCGCCATTGCTGCAACCGTCCTTGTAGGTGTGCAGGGTGTTGTGGACTTTGGCATCCAGACCCCGGCTATCACGACGCTGTATGCGGCGCTTCTGGGCATTGGCGTGGCCCAGTCAGTTTCCTCTCGTCGCACGTCAGGTCGGTAACCGCCTACGGGTTTGGAGCGCTTAGTTGGCAGCACGTTCAGCAGCCAAACTCTCCGCCCATTTGGCAAATGCATCGCCCTCAACCAGGGATCGCCGCATGGACACCTGTGCATCCTCAGGAAGCGTTACATACAGGCGTGCCATAGGGCGACGCATGTACCAGGTGTCATACAGAGGCTGAGCGAATGTCAGCACTTGCTCGTATCGCTCTGCGGGGACAAAGCCCGGATGCCGAAGCACAACGCCCATAAGGGTCAAAGCGGAAAAAGGTGCCGCACTGTCAAACAGATATGCGCCTTCAAACACCCGCGCCAGTTCCGGAGACGGCCCCTTTGATACGTAGGTCGCTGCAAACACACCACGCCAAGCACCACGCGCATTTGGCTTCCGTCGCAAACCATCAATGAAATAGTCGCTGGCTAGCTGGGCCTGGGCCTGCGCTGCGTCCCGAGGTTCCCGCGGCATCAAGAACAGGGTAAGGCGGGCCTGGGCAATCCGATGGCTGCCATTCATCGGGAAACGAGACGACGCTGTTTCAAGGTGGCGGAGCGCTTCTTCCGCCGCGTCGGGTTCAAGCACGGCACCATCACTGAGCGCATTCAGTGCGCCACGCGCTTGCTCACGCGGCAACTCAGACCAAGCCAGATAGCCTGCGAATGCAGCCGTCGCGAGAATAGGAACGGCGAGGGCCACTCGCTTTAACATCGAGGCATCGCTGTGCGTGGACATGAGCAGGGCCTGATCAGTTGGCGACTAGTTGATGTAGTACTTGCTGTAACGTCCGTAATAGTACCCGCTATCGCCGTAGCTGTAACGCTTCTGCCGCTTGAGATCGAGACGCTCGAACACCACACCGGCCATATCAGCTCCGGCCTCTCTCAACTCGCGGACGGCGTTTGCGGCTGCGTCGCGCGGCGTGTCCCGCCACTTCACAACAAACACGACCTTGTCCACGAAGCGTGACAGCACCTTGCTGTCGACGACGGGAAGCACCGGCGCAGAGTCGATAACGATGAAATCAAATTCCTGGCGCAGACTATCAAGCAGCGTATTCATGTGTTGAGAGCCCAGAAGGTCCGGCGGGTTGGCGGCGCCAGAATTGACTGGGAGGAACAAGAGCCCACCATCTTTATCTGAAATGAGTGTCTCATCCAGAGTAGCCTGCCCTGCCAGAAACTCGACGATACCCGCCTTGGGTGTTGCCTTCAAAGACTTGTGGACAGAAGGCCTGCGCAGATCACAGTCCAGCAGGACGGTGCGCAACCCCGCAGCAGCGGCAGCACGCGCCAGGGAGATGGCGGTTGTCGTCTTGCCATCAGCCGGCAGCGCAGAGGTAATCATCACAATCTTCGGAGGTGTATCCACGTCCGACAACATGATGCCTGAACGCAGGGCCCGGAAGGCCTCGCTGTAGGCTGACAGGGGACGCTTGAGGATAACGTCAAATGGCGCATTGAGCTTGCCACTGCCGATTTCACTCGCGACATCCGGAACGGATGCAAGATGCGGCAGACCGAGCTTCTCCTCCAGCTGACGAACCGTGGAAAAGGCATCATCAAGATGCTCAAGCAGGAACGCGACGCCAATGCCCGCCATGCCCGAGAGGAGCAACGCAAGCAGCAGGAACAGTGGTTTGTTTGGATAGCTTGGCTCAGTCGGCACCGTGGCACCTGAAAGGACCCGAGCATCAGATTCCTGAAGGTTCGTCTGTTCACTCGTCTGCTTGAACCGCTCAAGAAAGCTTTCATATAGGTTGCGAATGGCTTCCCCATCACTTTCCAGCTCGCGCAGACGCACTTCCTTCAATCCGCCTTCACCACTGCGGCCTTCGAGGTCCCGGAGCGACTGCTCGAGGGATGCAACGCGTGTGCGCGTCACTTCCACTTCGTTCTCCACATTGGCGACGGTCCGCGTCACTTCACGGTTGATGGCAACAGCAAGGTCGCGCCGCTCAGCGCGCACCTTGATCATTTCGGGGTGACGGTCGCCATAGCGAGACGACAGCTCCGCACGTCGACGATCGACTTCAGCTTCCTGCTGACGGAGTTGGGCTATGACCGGGGATTGCAGCACATTTGCCAGCGTATCTGTTCCAGACCCGGACCGGCGCAGTTCCTGGAAGCGACGGAAGGTAGCTTCTTTCTCGGCAAGGTCCGCGCGAGCCAGAATGAGTTGGCCACTCAGCTCCGCGAGTTGTTGCTCATTGACGGTCAAGCCACTCGTGCTGACCAGGTCATTGTCACGGCGATAAATTTCGACTGCCTCTTCAGCAGCACGCACATCGTTCCGCAA from Pyruvatibacter sp. HU-CL02332 encodes:
- a CDS encoding HlyD family type I secretion periplasmic adaptor subunit, with protein sequence MKEMIEQLIERLRALVAPVEAETGELDGNLRGPSIIGAAFVFAFFGVFGGWAAFVPLAGGAIAPGIVSPDGSLKTVQHLEGGIIRELLVKDGDRVAEGDPVVVLEETQAKANFEVLNGQRRSFAAAQARLEAEQVDAEDISFPAWLTAEAQSEPAAQKVIDSETAIFMSRRETQSGTSQILGQRVAQLREEINGFEQQILSDEVQVDLIGQEISSVKTLVRKGLERKPRLLGLQRRQAEISSAMSGRKASIARAQQQIGETEIRITTARSQFLDEVAGQLSEVRTRLASVEEEIEARRDVLDRTVISAPVSGVVVGRRFSTAGGVVRPGDTILDIVPDGGNLQIDARISPTDIDIVHTGLTAKVHLLSFSQRALPAIDGTVQTVSADSLEDDRTGERYYKAQVLIDAKHLAEAGDDIQLTPGMPADVLIVTGERTLLSYLSQPLRDSFRRSFREE
- a CDS encoding O-antigen ligase family protein, which translates into the protein MGILVGLIIILAFAPLPFGSAPVFWQSVLATLSLTLAAATVLTQRRALTWPPAGQRAIGWAAGLFGLTLAWAVFQALVPGFGAHPAWMQVEDILGGPVAGTISLDPFASLADAVSLAGIGAVFLVSLFAAENPRHARILINAIAIVVAAYAVYGIVVYVSGNSSVAWAEKRHYLDALTSTFVNRNSFGVFAGLGALCAVAIFANSISAITGSGLSSRDRFRILIEAMASRMWVWIVAALACVMALLLTGSRAATAATALSLLFFIVIYLSARRASARTTAIIILGGFVGALILLNLSGEFLLFRLDDKFSDGLGSRADIYANALTTLWDHLWLGAGYGAFGDAYAIYGSGDGTFSKRVEFAHNVYIEMAIELGLPMAIAFFASVGLAVYVCIRGIMTRRRDRIYAILAIAATVLVGVQGVVDFGIQTPAITTLYAALLGIGVAQSVSSRRTSGR
- a CDS encoding polysaccharide biosynthesis tyrosine autokinase, producing the protein MAAPHQDAEPDLSPGTSQPYGQGEAMEPIVDVRAIWQVLRRRAAVILGIVACITVATLLVVFQLTPLYTATTLVLLDPREQQVVDIEAVMSGLPPDSAVVDSEVEVLRSRRLAARVVDQLSLMDDDEFNGALQEPGLLASLNPMALFSQDEQLDPETSRQRQLNKVIDEFHSRLGVGRRGLTYVIAIRFTSEDAAKATQIANKTAELYILEQLEAKYEATKRANEWLNGRLSELRNDVRAAEEAVEIYRRDNDLVSTSGLTVNEQQLAELSGQLILARADLAEKEATFRRFQELRRSGSGTDTLANVLQSPVIAQLRQQEAEVDRRRAELSSRYGDRHPEMIKVRAERRDLAVAINREVTRTVANVENEVEVTRTRVASLEQSLRDLEGRSGEGGLKEVRLRELESDGEAIRNLYESFLERFKQTSEQTNLQESDARVLSGATVPTEPSYPNKPLFLLLALLLSGMAGIGVAFLLEHLDDAFSTVRQLEEKLGLPHLASVPDVASEIGSGKLNAPFDVILKRPLSAYSEAFRALRSGIMLSDVDTPPKIVMITSALPADGKTTTAISLARAAAAAGLRTVLLDCDLRRPSVHKSLKATPKAGIVEFLAGQATLDETLISDKDGGLLFLPVNSGAANPPDLLGSQHMNTLLDSLRQEFDFIVIDSAPVLPVVDSKVLSRFVDKVVFVVKWRDTPRDAAANAVRELREAGADMAGVVFERLDLKRQKRYSYGDSGYYYGRYSKYYIN